One Chromobacterium paludis genomic window carries:
- a CDS encoding uracil-xanthine permease family protein codes for MQQLKLAVSGAQILFVAFGALVLVPLLTGLNPAMALLGAGLGTLLFQACTGRQVPIFLGSSFAFIGPIIYSMHTWGPGATMFGLFAAGFMYFVFAAIVRWRGMALVNKLLPPVVIGPVIMIIGLSVATAASGMAMGQAGGKQVLPYETSLLLAAISLATTIVVSIYARGMFKLVPILAGVTVGYIAAAFLGVVDFAKLAAAPWFAAPAFHSPEVNWAAAAFMLPVAIAPAIEHIGGVMAIGGVTGKDYTQTPGLHRTLAGDGLGVCMAGLIGGPPVTTYAEVTGAVMITRNFNPVTMTWAAVFAICMAFFGKFNALLQSIPMPVMGGIMVLLFGTIASIGLKTLIEAKVDLMEPRNLVIISVVLTAGIGGLTLKLGDFALSGVGLCSLLAIILNLILPRHAGGHDGIVEGQDI; via the coding sequence ATGCAACAACTGAAGCTGGCGGTGTCCGGCGCCCAGATCCTGTTCGTCGCCTTCGGCGCGCTGGTGCTGGTGCCGCTGCTCACCGGCCTCAACCCGGCCATGGCCTTGCTCGGCGCCGGCCTTGGCACCCTGCTGTTCCAGGCCTGCACCGGCCGCCAGGTGCCTATCTTCCTCGGCTCCTCCTTCGCCTTCATCGGCCCCATCATCTACTCCATGCATACCTGGGGTCCGGGCGCGACCATGTTCGGCCTGTTCGCCGCCGGCTTCATGTATTTCGTGTTCGCCGCCATCGTGCGCTGGCGCGGCATGGCGTTGGTGAACAAGCTGCTGCCGCCGGTGGTGATCGGCCCGGTGATCATGATCATCGGCCTGTCCGTCGCCACCGCCGCGTCGGGCATGGCCATGGGCCAGGCCGGCGGCAAGCAGGTGCTGCCGTACGAAACCTCGCTGCTCTTGGCCGCCATCTCGCTGGCCACCACCATCGTGGTCTCCATCTACGCCCGCGGCATGTTCAAGCTGGTGCCCATCCTGGCCGGCGTCACCGTCGGCTATATCGCCGCCGCCTTCCTGGGCGTGGTGGACTTCGCCAAGCTGGCCGCCGCGCCATGGTTCGCCGCGCCCGCCTTCCACAGCCCGGAAGTCAACTGGGCGGCCGCCGCCTTCATGCTGCCGGTGGCCATCGCCCCGGCCATCGAACACATCGGCGGCGTGATGGCGATAGGCGGCGTCACCGGCAAGGACTACACCCAAACCCCCGGCCTGCATCGCACCCTGGCCGGCGACGGCCTGGGCGTATGCATGGCCGGCCTGATCGGCGGCCCGCCGGTCACCACTTACGCCGAAGTCACCGGCGCGGTGATGATCACCCGCAATTTCAACCCAGTGACCATGACCTGGGCGGCGGTGTTCGCCATCTGCATGGCCTTCTTCGGCAAGTTCAACGCGCTGCTGCAATCCATCCCGATGCCGGTGATGGGCGGCATCATGGTGCTATTGTTCGGCACCATCGCCTCCATCGGCCTGAAAACGCTGATCGAGGCCAAGGTGGACCTGATGGAGCCGCGCAATCTGGTGATCATCTCGGTGGTGCTGACGGCCGGCATCGGCGGCCTGACCTTGAAGCTGGGCGACTTCGCGCTGTCCGGCGTCGGCCTGTGCTCGCTGCTGGCCATCATCCTGAACCTGATCCTGCCGCGCCATGCCGGCGGTCACGACGGCATCGTCGAAGGCCAGGACATCTAA
- a CDS encoding LysR family transcriptional regulator — protein MKLTLEALQVLDAIEQHGSFAAAAEALFKVPSALTYTVQKLEQGLGVAIYDRSGHRARLTPAGERLLKDGRHLLDAARQLELRVSKQAQGWEDTLRIVVGDLVDFEQLLPSVADFDRLESATRLYFIRESFGGIWDALYDDRADLVIGAPNQPPPGDYFTRDIGEYDFVLVVARNHPLADAPEPLPPHVLRRHRAVAVGDTSRRLPARTGGLLEGQQVLTVHGSREKLQAILAGLGSGHLPRSHVRPYLDSGVLVEKMVEESGNLPPMCFAWKQEQPGRALQWFIQRLEQAVAEGELRV, from the coding sequence GTGAAACTGACACTGGAGGCCCTGCAGGTATTGGACGCCATCGAACAGCACGGCAGCTTCGCCGCGGCGGCGGAGGCATTGTTCAAGGTGCCGTCGGCGCTGACTTATACCGTGCAGAAGCTGGAGCAGGGCCTGGGCGTGGCCATCTACGACCGCAGCGGGCACCGGGCCAGGCTGACGCCGGCCGGCGAGCGCCTGCTCAAGGACGGCCGCCATCTGCTGGACGCGGCGCGCCAGCTGGAATTGCGCGTCAGCAAGCAGGCGCAGGGCTGGGAGGACACCCTGCGCATCGTGGTGGGGGACCTGGTCGACTTCGAGCAACTCTTGCCGTCCGTGGCGGATTTCGATCGGCTGGAGTCCGCCACCCGCTTGTATTTCATCCGCGAGAGCTTTGGCGGCATTTGGGACGCGCTATATGACGACCGCGCCGATCTGGTGATAGGCGCGCCCAACCAGCCGCCGCCGGGCGATTATTTCACGCGCGACATCGGCGAATACGACTTTGTGCTGGTGGTGGCGCGCAATCACCCGCTGGCGGACGCGCCGGAACCGCTGCCGCCGCATGTCTTGCGCCGCCACCGCGCGGTGGCGGTGGGCGATACCTCGCGCCGCTTGCCGGCGCGCACCGGCGGCCTGTTGGAAGGCCAGCAGGTGTTGACGGTGCATGGCAGCCGCGAAAAGCTGCAGGCCATCCTGGCCGGTCTGGGCAGCGGTCACTTGCCGCGCTCGCATGTGCGGCCCTATCTGGACAGCGGCGTGCTGGTGGAGAAGATGGTGGAGGAAAGCGGCAACCTGCCGCCCATGTGCTTCGCCTGGAAGCAGGAGCAGCCGGGGCGGGCCTTGCAGTGGTTCATCCAGCGGCTGGAGCAAGCGGTGGCGGAGGGCGAGCTGCGCGTCTAG
- a CDS encoding GNAT family N-acetyltransferase, which yields MSAFRIRHLEPRDAADLQDLASDPSVYGNTLQLPFPSSATMAARMDKLLCDGRYQLVCETADGKVVGSAGLWRLSESRLDHIAGFGINVHRDWQGRGVGNWLTAALLDWADNWLDLTRIELTVYADNLRAQALYRRFGFVEEARMRAHSLRNGAYCDVLAMGRLRHGVHA from the coding sequence ATGAGCGCATTCCGCATCCGCCATCTGGAGCCGCGCGACGCGGCCGATTTGCAAGACTTGGCCTCGGACCCATCGGTGTACGGCAACACCCTGCAGCTGCCTTTTCCGTCTTCTGCCACCATGGCCGCGCGCATGGACAAGCTGCTGTGCGATGGGCGCTACCAGTTGGTCTGCGAAACCGCGGACGGCAAGGTGGTCGGCAGCGCCGGCTTGTGGCGCTTGAGCGAATCCAGGCTGGACCATATCGCCGGCTTCGGCATCAATGTGCACCGTGATTGGCAAGGGCGCGGCGTGGGCAATTGGCTGACGGCGGCCTTGCTGGACTGGGCCGACAACTGGCTGGACCTGACGCGCATCGAGCTGACGGTGTATGCCGACAATCTGCGCGCCCAGGCCTTGTACCGTCGCTTCGGTTTTGTCGAGGAAGCGCGCATGCGCGCGCATTCATTGCGCAATGGCGCTTACTGCGACGTGCTGGCGATGGGGCGGTTGCGCCATGGCGTCCATGCCTGA
- a CDS encoding GNAT family N-acetyltransferase: MSDYRIRHAEPRDAEALNAIFSDPATFGTMLGLPWPALSKRREWLQKQEHGRTVLVAVDAADQAVGWAGLIPAPRERLLRTAEIGIGISAARHGQGVGSLLMAAALDLADNWQGLRRIELTVFADNLRAQALYRKFGFVEEARLRAYALRDGVYHDVLAMARLREGGWP, from the coding sequence ATGAGCGATTACCGCATCCGTCACGCCGAGCCGCGCGACGCCGAGGCCTTGAACGCGATTTTCAGCGACCCGGCCACCTTCGGCACCATGCTGGGCCTGCCTTGGCCAGCGCTGAGCAAGCGCCGCGAGTGGCTGCAAAAACAGGAACATGGCCGCACCGTGCTGGTGGCGGTGGACGCGGCCGATCAGGCCGTGGGCTGGGCAGGCTTGATTCCGGCGCCCCGCGAGCGCCTGCTGCGCACGGCAGAAATCGGCATCGGCATTTCCGCCGCGCGGCATGGCCAGGGCGTGGGCTCTCTGTTGATGGCGGCGGCGCTGGACCTGGCCGATAACTGGCAGGGGCTGCGCCGCATCGAGCTGACGGTGTTCGCCGACAATCTGCGCGCCCAGGCCTTGTACCGCAAATTCGGTTTCGTCGAGGAGGCGCGCTTGCGCGCTTACGCCCTGCGAGACGGCGTCTATCACGACGTGCTGGCGATGGCGCGGCTGCGGGAAGGGGGCTGGCCATGA
- a CDS encoding GNAT family N-acetyltransferase: MSQSYLIRSVEPSDAAAIHRIKTSPGVYPDTLQLPYQPLSVTEKQLNERPANIHHLVACNADGEVVGSAGLIVNEGMRVRHSASLFLVVREDWQGKGVGGALMRAVLDLADNWLGLIRVELKVVHDNARAIGLYEKFGFEHEGRMRQEQLRAGKLEDVLVMSRLNWPRRAQA; this comes from the coding sequence ATGTCCCAGTCCTATCTGATCCGCTCCGTCGAACCGTCCGACGCCGCCGCCATCCACCGCATCAAGACCTCGCCCGGCGTCTATCCGGACACCTTGCAGCTGCCGTATCAGCCGCTGTCCGTCACCGAGAAGCAGCTGAACGAACGCCCAGCCAATATCCATCATTTGGTAGCCTGCAACGCCGATGGCGAGGTGGTGGGCTCGGCCGGGCTGATCGTCAACGAGGGCATGCGGGTGCGCCACAGCGCCAGCCTGTTTCTAGTGGTGCGCGAGGACTGGCAGGGCAAGGGCGTGGGCGGCGCGCTGATGCGAGCGGTATTGGACCTGGCCGACAACTGGCTGGGACTGATTCGCGTCGAACTCAAGGTGGTGCACGACAACGCGCGCGCCATCGGCCTGTACGAGAAGTTCGGCTTCGAGCACGAGGGCCGCATGCGCCAGGAGCAGCTGCGCGCCGGCAAACTGGAGGACGTGCTGGTGATGAGCCGGCTGAACTGGCCGCGGAGGGCGCAAGCATGA
- a CDS encoding helix-turn-helix transcriptional regulator, whose translation MERSIQPGLAMAALRRQAGDHTERHAHASGQLVWLLKGALELEADERRILLAADCVGWIPPGMAHGAHYYGELRGWSLQLETAWLPSMPAALQVWRATPLLSGLFLRLADWPQQAEAGAARRLAGALADELSWAEAYPANLPWPRHPALRKLAQVLLSDPALDWDLERWAGHIGMSRRSLIRHFRAETGMGVAQWRERLRMLRACSLLAEGRSVSYCALELGYAGSSAFIVAFRRCFGETPGRYLSA comes from the coding sequence ATGGAGCGAAGCATCCAGCCGGGTTTGGCGATGGCGGCGTTGAGACGGCAAGCGGGCGACCATACCGAACGGCATGCCCATGCCTCAGGGCAGCTGGTTTGGCTCCTAAAGGGCGCGCTGGAGCTGGAGGCGGATGAGCGGCGCATTCTGCTGGCCGCGGACTGCGTGGGCTGGATTCCGCCCGGCATGGCGCATGGCGCGCATTACTACGGCGAGCTGCGCGGCTGGAGCCTGCAACTGGAGACCGCATGGCTGCCGTCCATGCCGGCCGCGCTGCAGGTGTGGCGGGCCACGCCGCTGCTGAGCGGCCTCTTTCTGCGGCTGGCCGACTGGCCGCAGCAGGCGGAGGCGGGCGCGGCGCGGCGTCTGGCCGGCGCGCTGGCGGATGAACTGAGCTGGGCCGAAGCGTATCCGGCCAACCTCCCCTGGCCGCGCCATCCGGCGCTGCGCAAGCTGGCGCAGGTCTTGCTGTCGGATCCGGCGCTGGATTGGGATCTGGAGCGCTGGGCCGGGCATATCGGCATGTCGCGGCGCAGCCTGATCCGCCACTTTCGCGCCGAAACCGGCATGGGTGTGGCCCAGTGGCGCGAGCGCCTGCGCATGCTGCGGGCGTGTTCCTTGCTGGCCGAGGGGCGTTCGGTCAGTTATTGCGCGCTGGAGCTGGGCTATGCCGGCAGCAGCGCCTTCATCGTGGCCTTCCGCCGCTGTTTTGGCGAAACGCCGGGACGTTACTTGTCCGCATAA
- a CDS encoding DUF7709 family protein, with protein sequence MSHVQHTEALSAINRKVIADGETLPTVKLRDGSTVQTGTVAAMLVNIAAYNQGQRGEVERQLELSIPTLFKVGLFDLFPIEEWARGDNPGRRLVGELARRWQADQAGNT encoded by the coding sequence ATGAGCCATGTGCAACATACCGAAGCCCTATCCGCCATCAATCGCAAGGTCATCGCCGACGGCGAAACGCTGCCTACAGTGAAGCTGCGCGACGGCAGCACGGTGCAAACCGGCACCGTGGCCGCCATGCTGGTCAACATCGCCGCCTACAACCAAGGCCAGCGCGGCGAGGTGGAGCGGCAATTGGAATTGTCCATCCCCACCTTGTTCAAAGTGGGCCTGTTCGATCTGTTCCCGATCGAAGAATGGGCACGCGGCGACAATCCCGGCCGCCGGCTGGTCGGCGAGTTGGCCCGGCGTTGGCAGGCGGACCAAGCCGGCAACACATAA
- a CDS encoding hydrolase, which translates to MLMQRQKAGLLVVDIQDKLLPAVHDAPGLLARSRWLVGVARDHGLPIVFSEQYPRGLGGTVPALRASAPEAQVVDKLHFSCVAADCLPPALLEKEQIIVCGMEAHVCVLQTVMALLAIGKQVFVVADAVSSRQPADIELAVARMRAAGAVIVSREMVLFELLEKSGGEHFKQMSQRYLIGDQP; encoded by the coding sequence ATGCTGATGCAAAGACAGAAGGCCGGCCTGCTGGTAGTGGACATCCAGGACAAGCTGCTGCCGGCGGTGCACGACGCGCCAGGACTGCTGGCGCGCAGCCGCTGGCTGGTGGGCGTGGCGCGCGACCACGGCCTGCCCATCGTGTTTTCCGAGCAATATCCGCGCGGCCTGGGCGGCACCGTGCCCGCCTTGCGCGCGTCGGCGCCAGAGGCCCAGGTAGTGGACAAGCTGCATTTCTCCTGCGTGGCGGCGGACTGCCTGCCGCCAGCCCTGCTGGAGAAGGAGCAGATCATCGTCTGCGGCATGGAGGCGCATGTTTGCGTGCTGCAAACCGTGATGGCGTTGCTGGCGATCGGCAAGCAGGTGTTCGTCGTCGCCGACGCCGTTTCCAGCCGCCAGCCGGCTGACATCGAGCTGGCGGTGGCGCGGATGCGCGCGGCCGGCGCCGTCATCGTCAGCCGCGAGATGGTCTTGTTCGAGCTGCTGGAAAAATCGGGCGGCGAGCACTTCAAGCAGATGAGCCAGCGCTATCTGATAGGCGATCAGCCCTGA
- a CDS encoding DUF2322 family protein, which translates to MTSFQDLLQTLPATDGIEAIVLLSAEGEALHRLENRPGSAGSLRVYHALVKRHGHIDRKAAREGLALFAEHTAAAREQPGSHPNIDRLLAIAEHDAPGLRARVVLKQEN; encoded by the coding sequence ATGACTTCGTTCCAGGACCTGCTGCAAACCCTGCCCGCCACCGATGGCATCGAGGCCATCGTGCTGCTCAGCGCCGAAGGCGAAGCGCTGCACCGTCTGGAAAACCGCCCCGGCAGCGCCGGCTCCCTGCGCGTTTATCACGCGCTGGTCAAACGCCACGGCCATATCGACCGCAAGGCCGCGCGCGAAGGCCTGGCCCTGTTCGCCGAGCACACCGCCGCCGCGCGCGAGCAGCCCGGCAGCCATCCCAATATCGACCGCCTGCTGGCCATCGCCGAGCATGACGCGCCCGGCCTGCGCGCCCGCGTGGTGCTGAAACAGGAAAACTGA
- a CDS encoding anaerobic C4-dicarboxylate transporter family protein produces MVYLQLLVVLGAIFLGVRMGGIGLGVTGGVGLFLLTFVFGLKPGHAPIDVILIIISVITASAALQSAKGLDYMVDVAARFLRRNPRHIVLLAPLVGWLSTFLAGTGFIALALMPIVVEVAEKTGIRPERPLAGLTVASQNAIVACPVSAATVALATVLAPHGVALTDIILISIPATLLGALAGGLVMLRYGRELADDPVYRQRLAAGEIRRPEAGEAAALPRGAAWSVYGFLLTMALIVLLAALPQLRPAWPGAKGMEPLAMVDVIQMCMLSYAALAALLCKADLKEMVSGSMFRSGAVAAVTILGAAWMSDTFIQGNLPLFKQNIVGIIAAAPWLFAFAVFTMAVILFSQGATTKVMMPLGASLGIAAPVLIAIFPAVVGVYVLPSYPSLIAAVEMDYTGTTRLGRWVFNHSFILPGLVSTMVSIAAGLALIAWR; encoded by the coding sequence ATGGTTTACCTGCAACTTCTGGTCGTGTTGGGCGCTATTTTCCTGGGCGTGCGCATGGGCGGCATCGGCCTGGGAGTGACGGGCGGCGTCGGCCTGTTCCTTCTCACCTTTGTCTTCGGCCTCAAGCCCGGCCACGCGCCTATCGACGTCATCCTGATCATCATCTCGGTCATCACCGCGTCGGCGGCCCTGCAATCGGCCAAGGGGCTGGATTACATGGTGGACGTGGCGGCGCGTTTCCTCAGGCGCAATCCGCGCCACATCGTATTGCTGGCACCGTTGGTGGGGTGGCTGTCCACCTTCCTGGCCGGCACGGGCTTCATCGCCCTGGCGCTGATGCCCATCGTGGTGGAAGTGGCGGAGAAGACCGGCATCCGGCCGGAGAGGCCCTTGGCCGGGCTGACCGTGGCCTCGCAAAACGCCATCGTCGCCTGCCCGGTTTCTGCCGCCACGGTGGCGCTGGCCACGGTGCTGGCGCCGCATGGCGTGGCCCTGACCGACATCATCCTGATCAGCATCCCGGCCACTTTGCTGGGCGCGCTGGCCGGCGGCCTGGTCATGCTGCGCTACGGCCGCGAGCTGGCGGACGACCCGGTGTATCGGCAGCGCTTGGCGGCGGGCGAGATTCGGCGGCCCGAGGCCGGCGAGGCCGCGGCCTTGCCGCGCGGCGCCGCTTGGTCGGTGTATGGTTTTCTGCTGACGATGGCCTTGATCGTGCTGCTGGCCGCCCTGCCGCAGCTGCGCCCGGCCTGGCCCGGCGCCAAGGGCATGGAGCCGCTGGCCATGGTGGATGTGATCCAGATGTGCATGCTGAGCTATGCCGCGCTGGCGGCCTTGCTGTGCAAGGCGGATCTGAAAGAGATGGTGTCCGGCAGCATGTTCCGCTCCGGCGCCGTGGCGGCGGTAACCATACTGGGCGCGGCCTGGATGAGCGATACCTTTATCCAGGGCAATCTGCCGCTGTTCAAGCAAAACATCGTCGGCATCATCGCGGCGGCGCCGTGGTTGTTCGCCTTCGCCGTGTTCACCATGGCGGTGATTCTGTTCAGCCAGGGGGCCACCACCAAGGTGATGATGCCGCTGGGCGCGTCCTTGGGCATCGCCGCGCCGGTGTTGATCGCCATTTTTCCCGCCGTGGTCGGGGTGTATGTCTTGCCCAGCTATCCCAGCCTGATCGCGGCGGTGGAGATGGATTACACCGGCACCACCCGGCTGGGCCGCTGGGTGTTCAACCACAGCTTCATCTTGCCGGGCTTGGTCAGTACGATGGTGTCCATTGCCGCGGGGTTGGCCTTGATCGCCTGGCGCTGA